Within Odontesthes bonariensis isolate fOdoBon6 chromosome 16, fOdoBon6.hap1, whole genome shotgun sequence, the genomic segment TGGCCATTTGAAGGTAGGAGGGTTaatctttttttccattttctgccCGTAACATTTCACAATCTTGTTGCCAAATGTGACACCGACAGAAAGTTTGTTTTAAAACACCTGAATTCGTTGCAGCATTTCAAACAGGACAGAACATCACCTTTTGTACATAATTGATCCCTGCTAGAGCTTTACAGTGTACAAAGAACCTGATTACATGCTTCCTTTACTGACTGAGAGGAATGAATCTTTTCAATCTtgttatacaaataaataaagacgTTCAAACAGATCAAAACCTCTGTTGACATGTGCAGACTCCAAGCGCTTACAGTCCCTGTCTGATGGCTTTGCACTGAAACAAAATCATTCCTCTTTCTGTCACTGAATGATTGTATTTAGTCTCAGCGTTTCCATCAAATTAAACGAGTCgtagccaaaaaaaaataagacattATCCTGTTAGATGTTAAATAAACGTGTACATGTTGAAATTTTTCTATGTGGGATCATATTTACTTCTTTCTTACATGCATAAGAAAACTTTACCGATGAAGAAATAACACAGGATCCGTTGGGATCCAGGCACGAGAATAGAAAGTAATGATTGAGGAAGAGACGGGGAACaagacacacagtcacacattcAGAAAAGTTACCTAAAGGTAAAAGCACTCGTTTGTAAAACTAAAAGTCGCAATTGATCACTTGCaagataaaagaaagaaagaaagaaagacagaaaaaaaaactaatgttCTGCATTAAATATATTATTTTACCCCCTTTAATACTATTTGTCCTTTAAATTATCAGTTGAGTTTTAACTCATATGTTTTCTTTCTTAAGACTAAACAAAGGGAGTTGTAATGGTTATGAAGACAAGGCCATAGCTTATCTGTACCCTGGATGCTGGATGAGAGCGGTTCTGGCATCCCCGACCTCTGGACCTACCCTGCTCAGAGGAGGCCTATGCATCTTTCCCATTAACCCTAGATTCTGATCGCGGAAGTAGGGCGTCTGGAAGTCCCCACCCGAGTAATCTGCCGTTTGCATCAGATTAGTCTGGGCGGTGGAGGAACTTGTTCCTAGCCTGTAATGGGGAGCCCCAGGGGGCCCACAGTCCAGTGTGGTGCACCCTCCTGGGCCTGCACCGTGGAATGGCATGGCTATGTCCTGAGACCCGGAGCTGTCACTGTTGGGTGTGGgtaggatgctgctgttccaaATGTGGGACTGGAAATAGTGACCATTCGTGTAGTGGGTCATGGGACAGGGCATGCCGTTGTTGTTGACTGGAGGCGAGGGGGTGGGCCTCTCCACAGGAGGCTTCAGTGAGTAAGGCTGACCCACGCACACCTCTGCAGGGTAGCCCATACCCTTAAAATGGAAGGATGGGTCCCTGGAGTGCTGCTTACAGAGGTGCGTCCCTCCGTTCTGGATGTGGGACACATGGGCCAACTGATGTTGACTCCAGGAGCGCATCTTCTGCTGCGTGTTGTGTTGtagctgttgttgctgctgttgatgaagatgctgctgcagatgctgctgGTTGAGATCGGAGTGGCCAGAAGGCAAGTGGTTCATTGCAGCCACACTGAGAGGGGGGTGGGCTCCCATCGGGGCTGCAGCTTTTTCTTGAGGGCCAATAATGCAGTTGGGTGGGGGATATCCAGGGGTAGCAGGGTTACTGTGCATGGACACCCTGGAGCATGCGCTGATAAGCAGGTTACGACTGATGGGGCTGGGGTTGGCAATCTGGCCCTCGCACATGGAGGTGGCTCCTGCAACTTGGGCCCGAGCTTGGCAGAATTGGTTGAGCTGATGCACAATGGTGCTCAAGTCAGTCTGGCGGGCCTGGTGCAGCCCAGCAGCCATGGAGAGTGGAATGGTTGAGGTAGAGACGGTAACGTTAGGTGGCGCGTCGCCATCTGGCAGCTTCCTGCCTCCCTGCAGGCCAGgtggaggctgctgctgaaggtgctgctgctgaagcatgACCGTAGCGGGGCCCTGCGGGTGGCCGAGCGCTGGGTGCTGAGACAGAGTCTGGAGTCTGGGTGGGCCCTGAGTGTGCTGGGCCAGGGGGGGAGGGTGTCTGAGACCCTGGGCGAGAGCCTGCTGCTGGGGGAGGGGCATGTGTAAAGTCTGAGGCAGGTCCTGCGGTTGAAGGGGTAAACTCTGCTGAGGCCGCGGCAGGTTCGGCAGAGGTGGGTGGTGGTTTAAAGTGCTGGTTGAAGCCACTTGATAGGGTCCAGTAGGAGGATTCATGATGACTTCAGGGTGCAAGCGAGCCCGGCTGCCGTCGAAATCTTTTATGATACCTTTTACTGTGGGCACCTTGACAATGGCGAGAAGTCCTGTCTTGGCACTGGCCTGAGAGGAAGGGTAAGGGCTGTAGCGTTGGCCTGACGTATCCAGGCCGTTGACCGTACGCCGCACGTGGTTTCGCTGGGGGACCTTCACGCTGTTAGGGAAGATCTTGATGGTTAGGGGGTTGTTGGCAACTTTCTTAGCATATGCATCCAATTCTGCAGGGGTTGGAAATGGAGCGGATCTCATCCTTTGTATGGTGTCCCCTGGGATGGAGAACAAGACAGATCAAGACAGGAGGGAAGAAGAGACAGTTAGTATGGTGGAGTGTGAGAAGAGGGAGGAGAGAAGCACAATGAAAGACAACTTAATCTAGTTAGATGTGTATATGGCACGAAAAACACATCAGTTGAAATCTGAGCAGCTGAGTGGAAACTGATTTAGAGAGTGTTCTCAAATTCTACGTCTCACCATCTCTCCGAAAACCCTCATCGTTCCATTCTCATGAGGACGAAGAGAGGTTTCCTATCGCATTCTCAGCATAACTATTACAGCTGACACATTcccaaatagaaaaaaaatccagttaAGTGGTATCGTTTGTGGCTTTGAGGTTAAGAGCTTTTACTGGACTTAATTGATGCATAGAGGCCAAGAATACGTGCGTGTCTGAGGGTGGGCTGCAATGTTGCCACCGAAACTAAACATAAAATAAGAAAAGCAGTGATGGTCCCCTCAGGCTTCTacgggaaaaaaaaggaaaaaaataaagagttaGGCGCCGAGTGCACAGCTCTATGACACCAGACGAGTAATCAGACACAGAAAGAGCATCTCTGATCTGCAGGAACACCTCTCAGGCCTCAGCTAACAGACATTCGTTCCACCTGCGTGAACAAGATTAtctgtctgtgcatgtgtgagggaatgtttcattttaaaatgtacaACAAACTGAGGTGTTGGTTCATGCGTCATCCACCTTTAATGTTCTGGTTTTCAAACCGAGAGCGATATGCTCGCCTCTCTGCCCAACTCACCTCAGCCCTCTAAGTCTAAGCAGTCTGCATCGCAGCTGTTGGACTGGCTGACTGCTTTCTGTGGGGAGATCTGAGGCAGCGATCGCTGGTCTGACAGGACACAAAGCCGCAGTTAATTCACACTTTCTTCCCGTTCAACAAAGGGGATTTTCAGCTCAGGTAAAACAGATGTCTCCTCTGCATACTCGCTAAGGTTTCTCTGCTGTTGAGTGAAGAAGTCATTTGAAAAGCCGGAAATTCTGGCAGAGGTCTGCGGTCGTTATGCTCAGTCTCACAGCAGTCAGACTGAGATTGTAGGATGAGAGCAGAGCCGAACAGAGGGCACTGACACGGCAGCACCAACAGTTGTGCCAACTGGCTAATTAATTCCTGCTTTATTTGTGAACAGGAAACAATGGGCAGTAATGTGCAGGGGCTGGTATGGGGCGGCACACAGAGCGCTGCTGTAACTAAGCGTTCAGCCCACTGATGGCAGCCTCATTAATGCAGGGGTCTGGGCCAAAGAGCTGGAGCTTGACACCCGCCATCACGTCTGTCGCTGAATAAATGCCAGGGTAAGCAAACACAGATAAGTGAGCACTTATAAGCTCGCAGACACGCTAGGGATAGGTTCCACCTGTCAAACTTAAGAAATGATTAATGATCTTGTTGGAAAATTATGTCTCATAATGACAGAAACAGACTGAATAAATGCAAAGGTAGTTTCACTGGAGAATTGAATACCCGTGTTAGGAGACTCTGGCACAGCCTCCATTGTTGTGAAAACCACACATCGTCACATGTGTTGCTGTAGAAGAGGTTTTAAGTGGGAAGCAAGAGAGGACCATCATCTGCTGATGGATGAAAAAAactcattttgatcattttagttgAGTGAAATCCTCTGGATAAAACTATGAACAAACCAAAGACCAGCAAATTGAAATGTAACATACTGAGCCAATGTGGTTGAAGTAATTAACCCTCGATAGGCTGGTGGTCCCTCAGCTGCTTTCCACACAGTTTAGCTGTAAACGTAAGTGCTGTGCatacgtgtgtgcacgtgtgttttgGGATGAGACTGATATGAAGCATTAAACGACACGATAACCACGGTGGCTACAATCTGATCAAAACAAAGATTAAAACATCGAGAAGCTCTCGATCAATATTTTCTGTTAAATTTTGATCTTATATTGTTCAATtatattcattattattatcattataaaATCATAAACTGTTTTAGCTTGGAGTAGATACACGGACTCCTTCCTGTTTAGATCAGTTAATAGCTCCCGTCAGCTGTTGATTGGGTGTTCTAGTAAGCAAGTGTACCTTATTAGCATTTCAACCTTAACCTGAAACCTGGATTAAATTAAGAGCTTAAAGCATCAAGGGAGGGTTAATGAGGAATATGAGGGAAGTTTGCAGGCGGCCGCTGGTGGCAAGGAGGATCTCATCACTCAGATCTCCAGCTAAGCACGTTTCCAGGGAGGAAACGGGACGAAGGGGGCCACTCTGGCCGAGCGCTAATTATCCCTCTATGAGGAAACTGATTGGAGCACAAGTGCACAGTCAGCAGGCACTAATTAGGGTTTCTTTTATTCAAACTACTGTTTTTATTGAACAAGGTTTAAGTGGCGGGGAGCAGGAGCTCACGCTGCTGTAAATTGCAGTTTTCGCACATGAGCAGGAAATTAGGTCTGAAGCCTCGGTGTCAAATTAGACACGTGTTTTTGGTTTCTCGCATGAAGCCACCTCCTTATGTTTTGTGAGTGAGCCAGTACAGATAGAGCAATATAAAATAGCCTTCAAAATATAAGAACCACGagtagaaagagagaaaaatagaTACTTTTGGTCTTACTAGTGGCTGAGAAGTGGCCCAGCTGTACCCAGTTTGTTCTGCCTATAAGAACTAAGGAACAAGAGCCACTTTGAGCCACTTGAGTCATCATAAGTGGAGAATGAGCTCTGTTCTTCATGGCCCACCTGATCTACTCCACTAACAGCCTTTACACTCTACAGCCATCATCTGTTAACAGTCGCTCACTGATGATAAATAGAGCAGTTGCTCTGGCCTTGTCTCTGACAGCAACCTGCAAGCTCATAATTTCACCCACAGGATGAGAGGCCAGCATGGTGATCACGGGCACTTGGTGAATGTGGAGTGGAGGGAGAGTGTCAAagacaaggttatttaaaacaTCAGAGTGCTCTGAGGCGTTTAAAGGCTTGAACcgaggaattaaaaaaataggaaaacaaGTAGGAGCCTGTTAAAGTACTGTGCAAAAGGCTTGACACGCCCCTCATTCCTTTATATTTTCccagaaagattttttttaaacatatggcACAACATTTGGAAATACAATATATAAGTCACAAACAAATTTCTTAAAATTCTACTGCTGagtttgaaagtcaatatttgtcTGAGCACCTCTAGAATTcaacagcctgaaccctcttagagaagctttctgtcatttctgtaagtagtcttcaggaatagttctccaggcttcttaaaggacatttcaaatctcttctgtggatgtcggctgccttttgttccgttctctgtcaacatgatcccacactgcttcagtaatgttgagctccgggctctggggaggattcatccctccataagacctgttgccactgattttcagcccacttcttgtgtcctttggcacagctcagccttttctccctgtttcccttccttaagaacggcttcctgacagccacccttccatggagaccatttctgatgaggcttggaccaacagcagatggatcagctgaaggtccagatgcatctctcagctcctgtgtcaggtctttgctggattttttcctctttcttaaggacatcactttcagatcctgttcatctgctgtagatagttctttaggcctgacacttcttcttttgtcctccacttgtccagtttcctcaaatgttttaaggacacactgcacaccatgctgagatatgccaagttttcagctaatagtgctttgggaatcaccttgttgctgcagaaatactATATTCCATATTTTTCATATATGCAAGaaaagaaatgggaaaaaaattgtgtgtctttgtgacaggctgctagtagCAAAGTGCCTAAAGTAGCTACGGTATTTAAAATAATTACTTTGCCAAGTtttctgttatgtgtagacacaacactggttcatctcttgagttaggagccttttgaATACTTGTATAATTCATATATCAGTAGtgagtggcttaacaaacaaacaaactaactaactaaccctCCGAGAATGGTCAGGTACAAGAACTAGAATGAAAATGAGTTTTTAAGTGACAATTAGTCTATGAATTTAGTCTAAAAGCAGTCCTTCACAGTCAAGTTGTCCATATGATCTTTTGTGGTGGGTAAAGGACAAAGCCTGACCTGACAGTGTGCAGAATTTCACCGGCTCTTTGATGAAATGATCAACTCTAAATGAAATACAGATCCGTGGCTTTGATGTAACACAGTGTCTATTTGAAGAGCGGATGAAAAGGAAAAGCATTATGAGAGAATgattaagggggaaaaaaatggactGAAATTACACTTCCAGGAATCGCCATACAGCGGGAAGCATGCTCCATCACCTAAATGGATTACAGTGCTggacacaaaaacaaattgaACTCCAGTCGTAGCCTGTGTACCTGATGCGTCTTGGTGTATCacataaaggaaaaaaactgtGTAGTTGATGGCTGTGGCATGTCACAAGCCTGCCTGAGCGAGGCAACAGACGCTGGCACTTAGCAGACTCCCTCATGCTCGCTGATCTCCTGGGGGTTGGCTGATTACCGTGATTCTGAAATTACAGTCTTGATGAGCGGCAGCATTTCACAACAAAAAACTGCTGTAGAAATGGGTCAGGCAGGAGCCCAGCTTCCATTTAGAGAAATTGAGACGGGAGGAAAAGGAGATGTAGACTTTTGCTGCGATTGATTAGCTAAAGCTGACCAACAAAATGAGTCGTAATCAACGTCTGAGAGGTGATTGATCTTCTGAGCATGTGTAAAAAGACGAAAGTCATAGAGACAATGATGCTGACAGCACAAGCTTCAAGTATTATCAGGCATCAGTTGAACCAAAAATTATATCAAATACGAGTCGGTTCATAACGGTAAAACAAAGTACAGAAAGAGGGCATCGGTTgttgtttccatttccattaaTTACAGATTAATTTCTGCCACTCTCACTAGTCACACTCAGTCTCAGCTCTCGCTGGCGATTGCAGACATCAACTCTCCACACCCTCAAATGCCCAAGTTTGTCAGCAGTTGAGTTGTAAAATTCAAATTAAGACACATTGAATTTAGCTGGCAAGCACTGACAAGTTTGCTGTAGAACCGGGGAAGCAGATTGCATCTTAAATTCATTCGCATTACAAGATCAGCAGGGCAAAACCACTCAGCCGCAATCTGTCTGCGAGTCTGACAGTAACGGACTCTTCCTGATGGCGAGAATTAGGCGAGAGGTGGTTGCGTTTAACACACGGCCGAGATGATGGTGTTGTAAAAAACGCATAGGTCCACGGTGTTGTTGTAGATGGCTCCTCAGATGGGGCGAGTCCTCTTTTCATCAGCAAATTAATGGCGCAGTTCATATTAATTTCCTTTGAAGACAGATTTGTGTTTCTGGAGCAGAAAAATATTCTACCACTCCGGTTTTAATTCAGggctgcagaaaagaaccagGGCAGGGCGGGCTTAGGGATCTAACATGGGGCGGCAGGTGGAATTTTAAAAGCTCAGCTTGTTGTGTAGGTTAgtgggtctgtgtgtgtgtgtgtgtgtgtgtgtgtgtgtgtgtgtgaacgtgtCCTGACATCAGTACTTACATTTCTGAAGTCCAGTGTTCATCTGCGTGTGGGGGAGAAGCTGAAGGGGGAGGTCACCTGGCCCTGGCAGACAGGCCAGCATTTCACACAGACACTAATGCAACATGGGACACACACTTCTCCTCACACTGCAGAGAggaaacagagagagagggggagacagAGGGGAGAGGTTAGATATAACTGCGAGGCAGCACATGGCGCGTGGCGATACAGAGGCTGAGTTTGGACTAATAGAACTCAGTTGCTGCTCCCTGGAGGAACGGGGCAGTGGGAGACATAGTTAGCTTTCAATTAGAAACTGATTCACACCTGGAGCATCAGGTAAGGTGACATTTGATGCCAATAACAACTTCAATTAAACATCAAACAGCTGAAGTAAAACGGACAGACTGGGCCTGAGGGACTGGCAGTTTTAAAAATCGACCCAGTCCCCCCTACTTCTCCTCGCCCTGCATGTTAGTCACCTAGTTGGACCCGACTAACTGCACTTTACTCTGCGTTTCCACCATAGCAGGGAAGAGGAAATTAATGACTCCCGTATACCCTAAAAGAACTCTCTCCAGAGGCCTGATGCTAGTTGGTCTCAGATCAATACAGCACTCCTTCGTACCTCAAAGAGGCCTTTATTTTTTGGACATTTAACAATGGAGCCAGCGCAGGGTGCGGTGAGAAGAAATGAACAAACACAGCTATGGTCCCGTAAATGCTGGCCACTTTCTGTAATAACTTGATATAACAGTGAAGAATATTTAGCCATGCTCCACTTGGCTTACTGCTGTATTCAAA encodes:
- the fam222ba gene encoding protein FAM222B, whose amino-acid sequence is MLACLPGPGDLPLQLLPHTQMNTGLQKWDTIQRMRSAPFPTPAELDAYAKKVANNPLTIKIFPNSVKVPQRNHVRRTVNGLDTSGQRYSPYPSSQASAKTGLLAIVKVPTVKGIIKDFDGSRARLHPEVIMNPPTGPYQVASTSTLNHHPPLPNLPRPQQSLPLQPQDLPQTLHMPLPQQQALAQGLRHPPPLAQHTQGPPRLQTLSQHPALGHPQGPATVMLQQQHLQQQPPPGLQGGRKLPDGDAPPNVTVSTSTIPLSMAAGLHQARQTDLSTIVHQLNQFCQARAQVAGATSMCEGQIANPSPISRNLLISACSRVSMHSNPATPGYPPPNCIIGPQEKAAAPMGAHPPLSVAAMNHLPSGHSDLNQQHLQQHLHQQQQQQLQHNTQQKMRSWSQHQLAHVSHIQNGGTHLCKQHSRDPSFHFKGMGYPAEVCVGQPYSLKPPVERPTPSPPVNNNGMPCPMTHYTNGHYFQSHIWNSSILPTPNSDSSGSQDIAMPFHGAGPGGCTTLDCGPPGAPHYRLGTSSSTAQTNLMQTADYSGGDFQTPYFRDQNLGLMGKMHRPPLSRVGPEVGDARTALIQHPGYR